One window of the Marmota flaviventris isolate mMarFla1 chromosome 2, mMarFla1.hap1, whole genome shotgun sequence genome contains the following:
- the Fitm2 gene encoding acyl-coenzyme A diphosphatase FITM2: MEHLERCAWFLRGTLVRATVRRYLPWALVTSMVAGSLLKELSPLPESFLSNKRNVLNVYFVKLAWAWTFCLLLPFIALTNYHLTGKAGVVLRRLSTLLVGTAIWYVCTALFSNIEHYTGSCYQSPALEGVREEHRSKQQCHREGGFWHGFDISGHSFLLTFCALMIVEEMAVLHEVKTDRSHCLHMAITTLVVALGFLTFIWVWMFLCTAVYFHDLSQKVFGTLFGLLGWYGTYGFWYLKPFSPGLPPQSSSLNLKHDSYKK; encoded by the exons ATGGAGCACCTGGAGCGCTGCGCGTGGTTTCTCCGCGGAACGCTGGTGCGGGCTACGGTGCGGCGCTACCTGCCGTGGGCGCTGGTGACTTCCATGGTGGCGGGCTCCCTCCTCAAGGAGCTCTCCCCGCTGCCCGAGAGTTTCCTCAGCAACAAACGCAACGTCCTCAACGT gtattttgtcaaacTGGCCTGGGCTTGGACATTCTGTCTCCTCCTGCCTTTCATTGCTCTCACCAACTACCACCTGACAGGCAAGGCCGGCGTGGTCCTGCGGCGACTGAGCACTCTACTCGTGGGCACGGCCATCTGGTACGTCTGCACAGCCCTGTTCTCCAACATCGAGCACTACACAGGCAGCTGCTACCAGTCGCCGGCCCTGGAGGGGGTCCGAGAGGAGCATCGAAGCAAGCAGCAGTGCCACAGGGAAGGAGGCTTCTGGCACGGCTTTGACATCTCAGGCCACTCCTTCCTGCTGACCTTCTGTGCCCTCATGATTGTGGAGGAGATGGCCGTGCTGCACGAGGTGAAGACGGACCGAAGCCACTGCCTCCACATGGCCATCACCACCCTGGTGGTCGCCCTGGGCTTCTTGACCTTCATCTGGGTGTGGATGTTTCTGTGCACGGCCGTCTATTTCCATGACTTGTCCCAGAAGGTGTTTGGTACCTTGTTTGGTTTGCTGGGCTGGTATGGGACATATGGGTTTTGGTATCTGAAACCCTTCTCCCCTGGACTTCCTCCCCAGAGCTCTAGCTTGAATTTGAAGCATGACAGTTACAAGAaataa